In Desulfuromonadales bacterium, the sequence GCCCCAATGGGACGTTTTTGGGGCAAGCATTCCCCTGCCGTCCCAAGGACCTTTTTTTACCCCGCCGCCCGTGCTAGAATTTCTCCCCTTCAAACCAATTCAAGGATGGAGACGCATGGCACTGACCGCAGAGCAGCACGCCCGCATTCTCGGCTATCTCGTCGAAGAGACCGGCCTCAAACCCTTCCAGGTCGAAAACACCGTCGACCTCTTCCGCGCAGGAGCGACCGTCCCCTTCATCGCCCGCTATCGCAAGGAGCAGACCGGCGAACTCGACGAGGTGCAGGTGCGCCTGATCGAAGAACGCCTCGCCTACTTCGGCGAACTCGAGGAGCGCAAGCTTACCG encodes:
- a CDS encoding Tex-like N-terminal domain-containing protein, whose protein sequence is MALTAEQHARILGYLVEETGLKPFQVENTVDLFRAGATVPFIARYRKEQTGELDEVQVRLIEERLAYFGELEERKLT